One window from the genome of Metabacillus flavus encodes:
- a CDS encoding LysE family translocator: protein MEDAISLILSPLVLGISLAAPLGPVKLEMIKKGMAGGFWPSWLTGIGAITADLFYMASIAAGFLPLFKNPAVSFFLMAAGAVLLFRLGAKSILVFFKKDALIESSEPIPHSLPHCFLTGFLIAFANPFNFLFWFGIYGAALSRFSPAAGWPHILGYSFFIILGIFLWNLNVAFTVHFGRNLISNKMIKKISFAAGLMLIAFSFKLIWDFFHSFN, encoded by the coding sequence ATGGAGGATGCAATATCACTGATACTCTCACCGCTCGTTTTAGGCATCAGCTTAGCTGCACCTTTAGGACCGGTTAAGCTTGAAATGATTAAAAAAGGAATGGCAGGAGGCTTCTGGCCCTCTTGGCTCACAGGAATCGGAGCAATTACGGCAGATTTATTTTATATGGCCTCAATCGCTGCCGGTTTTCTTCCGTTATTCAAAAATCCTGCTGTATCCTTTTTCCTTATGGCGGCTGGGGCGGTACTTCTGTTCAGACTGGGCGCCAAAAGTATTTTGGTCTTTTTTAAAAAGGATGCCCTAATCGAATCTTCCGAGCCAATACCACACTCTCTCCCGCATTGCTTTTTAACTGGGTTCCTGATAGCTTTTGCCAACCCCTTTAATTTTCTGTTTTGGTTCGGAATTTATGGTGCTGCCCTGTCCAGATTTTCACCTGCAGCCGGATGGCCGCACATATTGGGTTACAGCTTTTTCATTATTTTAGGAATCTTTCTTTGGAACTTGAATGTGGCATTCACAGTCCATTTTGGAAGAAACCTTATTTCTAACAAAATGATTAAAAAAATAAGCTTTGCTGCCGGACTAATGCTGATTGCGTTCTCTTTCAAGCTTATTTGGGATTTTTTTCATTCGTTCAATTAA
- a CDS encoding winged helix-turn-helix transcriptional regulator, with protein MKKYNIPVEAALEVIGGKWKVVILCHLIKAKRRTGELKRLMPGITQKMLTQQLRELEDDGAIERKVYNQVPPKVEYFLTDYGWSLKEILDSLCAWGEQHIERVYPDKSEVLMTETEQDELHIH; from the coding sequence ATGAAAAAATACAACATTCCTGTTGAGGCGGCACTCGAGGTAATCGGCGGAAAATGGAAAGTTGTGATTCTTTGCCATCTTATAAAAGCCAAACGCAGGACCGGTGAACTGAAACGGCTTATGCCCGGTATTACGCAAAAAATGCTGACCCAGCAGCTTCGCGAATTGGAAGATGACGGTGCTATAGAAAGAAAGGTTTACAATCAGGTTCCTCCAAAGGTTGAATATTTCCTCACTGACTATGGCTGGTCCCTAAAGGAAATTCTTGACTCACTTTGTGCTTGGGGAGAACAGCATATTGAACGTGTCTACCCTGATAAAAGCGAAGTGCTTATGACGGAAACAGAACAGGATGAACTTCATATTCATTAA
- a CDS encoding spore coat protein: protein MVHALQLNQYLKPIHYKSCQKGMPLYGLQKGTPLKPLNADEAGDKELSACILGIHKSSAQLRSMTVIECTNEPIRRSLLDSARNCAEMATELFTYMNRKGYQVANPNKNTEGRLHGQHHFPHSPTKIPALCAGISFF, encoded by the coding sequence GTGGTTCACGCCTTACAGCTAAATCAGTATTTAAAGCCAATCCATTACAAATCATGTCAAAAAGGAATGCCTCTTTACGGTCTTCAGAAAGGAACGCCATTAAAGCCACTCAACGCTGATGAGGCAGGTGACAAAGAGCTGTCCGCTTGTATTCTTGGTATTCATAAATCCAGTGCCCAGCTCCGCAGTATGACAGTGATTGAATGCACAAACGAACCGATTCGCCGGTCGCTGCTTGACAGTGCACGAAACTGTGCTGAGATGGCAACTGAATTGTTTACCTATATGAACCGAAAGGGGTACCAAGTAGCCAACCCAAACAAAAATACTGAAGGACGCCTTCACGGCCAGCACCATTTTCCTCATTCCCCAACTAAGATCCCTGCCTTATGTGCGGGGATTTCATTTTTTTAG
- a CDS encoding FtsW/RodA/SpoVE family cell cycle protein codes for MIGLQRFKESFFDSNLVMVLILIMCSSCIAIYSAQSHGQYDENFLFKQILWFVIGAIIISGVLTFDFEQIERLTPFLYGFGLLLLVLILVAPSSLVPEINGAKAWFKFPGVGSVQPSEYMKIFIILMLSYITKKHSDSHEMGDIYSDLKYLLKVGITSGVPILLILKQNDFGTSLVILVITATVIFVSGISWKIISVIVGFAVTAVSTLVILFLYKMDWLLLFVDQYQVNRIYAWLDPAKYGSDISYQLKQSITAIGSGMISGKGIGGGEVYIPEAHSDFIFTMIGEEFGFVGACIVVCLYFILIYRIVIIGFNQMKNMFELYICVGMIGLIMFHVFQNIGMVIGLLPITGIPLPLLSYGGSSVLATMFGLGLILNISYQQKRSMFSGDN; via the coding sequence GTGATAGGATTGCAGCGTTTTAAGGAAAGTTTTTTTGACAGTAATTTAGTAATGGTATTGATTTTAATTATGTGTTCAAGCTGTATCGCCATTTACAGTGCGCAAAGTCATGGTCAATATGATGAGAATTTTCTTTTCAAACAAATACTATGGTTTGTTATTGGTGCTATTATCATTTCAGGAGTTTTAACATTCGACTTTGAACAAATTGAGAGACTTACTCCATTTCTCTATGGCTTTGGTTTGCTGCTTCTAGTATTAATCCTGGTTGCTCCTTCCAGTCTGGTTCCCGAGATAAACGGAGCTAAAGCGTGGTTTAAATTTCCTGGAGTTGGTTCCGTCCAGCCTTCCGAATATATGAAGATCTTCATCATTCTGATGCTCTCGTATATTACGAAAAAACACAGTGATTCTCATGAAATGGGCGATATTTACAGTGATTTAAAGTACCTTCTAAAAGTCGGAATAACCTCAGGCGTTCCTATCCTATTAATTTTGAAGCAAAATGATTTCGGAACGTCACTTGTTATTTTAGTTATTACAGCAACGGTTATTTTCGTTTCAGGCATTAGCTGGAAAATCATAAGCGTCATTGTAGGATTCGCTGTTACTGCCGTTTCAACCTTAGTCATTTTATTTCTATATAAGATGGACTGGCTGCTGCTTTTCGTGGATCAATATCAAGTGAATCGAATTTATGCATGGCTCGACCCGGCTAAATACGGTTCGGATATCAGCTACCAGCTGAAACAATCCATTACTGCAATCGGTTCCGGTATGATTTCAGGCAAAGGCATCGGCGGTGGAGAGGTTTATATCCCTGAAGCGCATTCCGATTTCATCTTTACCATGATCGGAGAAGAATTCGGATTCGTAGGGGCATGTATTGTGGTTTGTTTATATTTCATTCTTATTTACCGGATTGTCATCATCGGTTTTAACCAAATGAAAAACATGTTCGAATTATATATTTGTGTGGGTATGATTGGATTGATTATGTTCCACGTGTTTCAGAATATCGGCATGGTAATTGGGCTTCTTCCTATTACAGGGATCCCTCTCCCGTTGCTAAGCTATGGGGGAAGTTCAGTTCTTGCAACGATGTTCGGTCTGGGATTAATCCTGAATATATCTTACCAGCAAAAACGTTCGATGTTTTCAGGTGACAATTAA
- a CDS encoding GrpB family protein: MKIELIPYQKSWQGEFAFLKKRLEHLLAPLEPEIEHIGSTSVPGLCAKPIIDIMAGLREEAELDDAARLLEETEFFYMSVYNEQTPFRRFFIGAKNDAEPGEVIHKNRSCHLHIVPVKSDWWRDHLLFKDYLKRNDAARDTYARVKKELSMQEWPHGNDYANAKTEVIRNLLMEAKKSP, translated from the coding sequence ATGAAAATTGAGCTTATTCCTTATCAGAAAAGCTGGCAGGGAGAATTTGCTTTTCTGAAAAAACGGCTGGAACACCTGCTGGCTCCGCTTGAACCTGAAATTGAGCATATTGGAAGCACTTCAGTACCAGGATTATGTGCAAAACCGATCATTGATATCATGGCTGGTTTAAGGGAAGAGGCTGAATTGGATGATGCAGCCAGGCTGCTGGAAGAGACGGAATTTTTTTACATGTCTGTATACAATGAGCAAACCCCTTTCCGGCGTTTTTTCATTGGGGCGAAAAATGATGCTGAACCTGGAGAAGTGATTCATAAGAACCGCTCCTGTCATCTTCACATCGTTCCCGTTAAATCGGACTGGTGGAGGGATCATCTGCTTTTCAAAGATTATTTGAAGAGGAACGATGCTGCAAGAGATACCTATGCAAGGGTGAAAAAAGAATTGAGCATGCAGGAATGGCCACACGGGAATGACTATGCAAATGCGAAAACAGAAGTGATACGAAATCTATTAATGGAAGCCAAAAAGTCACCATGA
- the ahpA gene encoding biofilm-specific peroxidase AhpA, with translation MAERMVGKQAPRFEMEAVLANKEFGKVSLEENMKNDKWTVLFFYPMDFTFVCPTEITAMSDRYDEFEDLDAEVIGLSTDTIHTHLAWINTDRKENGLGDLRYPLAADTNHAVSRDYGVLIEEEGVALRGLFIINPEGELQYQTVFHNNIGRDVDETLRVLQALQTGGLCPANWKPGQATL, from the coding sequence ATGGCAGAACGTATGGTAGGAAAACAAGCACCCCGTTTTGAAATGGAAGCCGTATTGGCTAACAAAGAATTTGGCAAAGTAAGTCTTGAGGAGAACATGAAGAACGATAAGTGGACTGTTCTTTTCTTCTATCCAATGGATTTCACATTTGTTTGCCCGACTGAAATCACAGCAATGTCTGACCGCTATGATGAATTCGAAGATCTTGATGCTGAAGTAATCGGTCTTTCTACAGATACAATCCACACTCACCTTGCATGGATCAACACAGACCGCAAAGAGAATGGCCTTGGAGATCTTCGCTATCCGCTTGCAGCAGATACGAACCATGCTGTATCGCGTGATTATGGTGTACTGATTGAAGAAGAAGGTGTAGCACTTCGCGGACTTTTCATTATCAACCCTGAAGGCGAGCTTCAATATCAAACAGTATTCCATAACAACATCGGCCGTGACGTGGATGAAACACTTCGTGTGCTTCAAGCACTTCAAACCGGCGGACTTTGCCCGGCTAACTGGAAGCCAGGACAAGCTACACTTTAA
- a CDS encoding cold-shock protein translates to METGTVKWFNSEKGFGFIQLEDGNDVFVHFSAIQGEGFKTLEEGQKVEFNVVEGQRGPQAENVTKL, encoded by the coding sequence ATGGAAACAGGTACAGTAAAATGGTTTAACTCAGAAAAAGGATTCGGATTCATCCAACTTGAAGATGGAAACGATGTATTCGTTCACTTCAGCGCTATTCAAGGTGAAGGTTTCAAAACTCTTGAAGAAGGCCAAAAAGTTGAATTCAACGTTGTTGAAGGCCAACGCGGACCTCAAGCAGAAAACGTTACTAAACTTTAA
- a CDS encoding glycoside hydrolase family 32 protein — translation MRKIQSADAAVSEKGAAIRESSYRLGYHISAPSNWINDPNGLIQFKGEYHVFYQHHPFGEDWGPMYWGHVKSKDLVHWEQLPIALALFEEYDCDGCFSGSAVEVDGLLTLIYTGNVWLDDQQKELKQVQCIARSEDGISFTKDTQNPVLESVPEDGSSHFRDPKVWKEGSFWYMVLGTQKDGLGKVVLYRSEKLTDWEYCGVLAENRNENLGFMWECPDLFELGGKHVLLISPEGMEQEGPLYANLKQTGYFIGDFSYETLKFDYGHFEELDKGHDFYAAQTFLDDTGRRILIAWMDMWEQEMPSKQDGWAGALTIPRVLSLSEDNRMFMNPIAELEALRAEKSVSLQEITVEEELTIGFADMAEIIVEFAVEDPALLAFGLKLRCGAEEETVLTIDLSSSKLILNRDNSGIGPGGGIREADLSKTDRVKLHIFLDRSSAEIFANGGEAVMTSRIYPKKNSTGIKLFASGGKVCAQSVNVWKLNEGYVKR, via the coding sequence ATAAGGAAGATTCAATCAGCAGATGCAGCGGTTTCTGAAAAAGGAGCAGCGATTAGAGAGAGTTCATATAGACTCGGTTATCATATTAGTGCACCTTCTAATTGGATCAATGATCCTAACGGATTAATTCAATTTAAGGGAGAATATCATGTGTTTTATCAGCATCATCCGTTTGGAGAGGATTGGGGCCCGATGTATTGGGGGCATGTAAAAAGCAAGGATCTTGTTCACTGGGAACAGCTTCCGATTGCTCTAGCCCTCTTTGAGGAGTATGACTGTGATGGATGCTTTTCAGGAAGTGCTGTAGAGGTAGATGGGTTGTTAACTCTAATATACACCGGCAATGTATGGCTGGATGATCAGCAAAAGGAACTGAAGCAGGTTCAGTGTATAGCTAGAAGCGAAGATGGAATTTCCTTTACTAAGGATACTCAAAATCCTGTTTTGGAATCGGTGCCTGAAGATGGATCAAGTCACTTCAGAGATCCTAAGGTGTGGAAAGAGGGTTCATTTTGGTATATGGTGCTTGGCACACAAAAAGATGGGTTAGGCAAGGTTGTTCTTTACCGTTCAGAAAAATTGACAGACTGGGAATACTGCGGAGTCCTGGCTGAAAATAGAAACGAAAACCTGGGGTTTATGTGGGAATGCCCTGACTTATTTGAGCTGGGGGGGAAACATGTTCTTCTCATCTCTCCTGAAGGAATGGAACAGGAGGGGCCTCTCTATGCCAATTTAAAGCAGACTGGCTATTTTATTGGGGACTTTTCTTATGAAACGCTGAAATTTGACTATGGGCATTTTGAGGAGCTTGATAAGGGGCATGACTTTTATGCAGCCCAAACGTTTCTGGATGATACCGGAAGGCGCATCCTAATTGCCTGGATGGATATGTGGGAACAGGAAATGCCATCAAAACAGGATGGATGGGCGGGTGCGTTAACGATCCCCCGGGTTCTTTCGCTAAGTGAAGATAACCGCATGTTCATGAACCCGATTGCGGAGCTTGAAGCGCTTAGGGCAGAAAAAAGTGTTTCCTTGCAGGAGATTACAGTTGAAGAAGAATTGACGATTGGGTTCGCCGATATGGCTGAAATCATAGTGGAATTCGCGGTTGAAGATCCGGCGCTCTTGGCATTTGGGTTAAAGCTGAGATGCGGTGCTGAAGAAGAAACGGTGCTTACCATTGACCTGTCTTCTTCTAAGCTCATTCTGAACAGGGATAACAGCGGGATAGGTCCTGGCGGGGGGATTCGAGAAGCGGATTTGTCGAAAACAGATAGGGTTAAACTGCATATTTTTCTGGACCGATCATCTGCAGAGATCTTTGCAAATGGGGGAGAAGCGGTTATGACCTCAAGAATTTATCCAAAAAAGAATAGTACCGGTATTAAGCTATTTGCTTCAGGCGGTAAAGTTTGTGCCCAATCAGTAAATGTGTGGAAGCTTAATGAAGGGTATGTAAAACGATGA
- a CDS encoding ABC transporter ATP-binding protein — MNDFKNLTYYCGSYKKTFYQSLLYLFLLQILVAGSIVILQRAADDQINDLAFLWTAGAMGLLILGWLFWAIYRKRSIRFGYKMGKKIDSLMHKKLTESSFHSFDEKRVVQLMEAFKPDVDRVRLFFSRGVYKLIQFLLLAIIYLLVIFMYSPPLVIFAIIILPVWGFVMYQSEKAWINKHHTEFDPLKRMAQNDENDLDALFSPSSRFKYAGVLWAGFFFLCGAFFAWTGSLEIGELTAASILWGSILYSLSDFCSELAQMHLAKESSGRLLKILEPSKQASSTISPRLRRGYLQFEEVFFSYGKKSLYALNSISFTLTPGVTIGVIGETGAGKTSIAHLMSGFYSPERGRIKFDGEELNQEPPAASIAAVFEHSSLTSETVKENIAFSKPDAPMSEIIDAAKLAQAHDFIMELPEQYNTVLSRTGLSKSQVQRLAIARALCVNPGILVLDDAASEVEYQTKQKIRRGIRSMKGSRAIMILTRSVDSVFQADEILVLCKGRIAERGTHNELLEKDGVYARLFKKQKEQEGTWTAINRS; from the coding sequence ATGAATGACTTTAAAAACCTTACATATTATTGCGGGTCCTATAAAAAAACTTTCTATCAGTCACTTTTATATCTTTTTCTTCTTCAAATCCTCGTCGCAGGCTCAATCGTCATTTTGCAGCGAGCAGCTGATGATCAAATTAATGATCTTGCTTTTTTGTGGACAGCGGGCGCGATGGGGCTTCTAATCCTGGGCTGGCTTTTCTGGGCTATTTACCGAAAACGGAGCATCCGCTTTGGGTATAAGATGGGTAAAAAGATTGATTCGCTAATGCATAAGAAGCTTACGGAGTCTTCCTTCCACTCTTTTGATGAAAAGCGGGTAGTTCAGCTGATGGAGGCTTTCAAACCGGATGTAGACAGAGTCCGTTTATTTTTTTCAAGAGGGGTATATAAACTCATTCAGTTTCTTCTTCTTGCCATCATTTATCTGCTGGTTATTTTTATGTATTCTCCTCCACTCGTAATCTTTGCAATTATCATTCTCCCGGTATGGGGATTTGTGATGTATCAGTCGGAGAAGGCATGGATCAATAAACATCATACTGAGTTCGATCCCTTGAAAAGAATGGCGCAGAATGATGAAAATGATCTGGACGCTTTATTTTCTCCCTCCAGCCGGTTTAAGTATGCAGGAGTTCTCTGGGCTGGCTTTTTCTTTTTGTGCGGAGCATTCTTTGCTTGGACGGGCAGCTTGGAAATAGGCGAACTAACAGCTGCCTCTATTCTATGGGGGAGCATTCTGTATTCTTTATCGGATTTTTGCTCAGAGCTTGCTCAAATGCATTTGGCAAAAGAATCCTCCGGCAGATTGCTTAAGATATTAGAGCCCTCTAAGCAGGCTTCCTCTACAATATCTCCAAGACTGAGAAGAGGATATCTGCAATTTGAAGAGGTGTTTTTTTCATACGGCAAAAAAAGTCTTTATGCGCTCAATTCGATTTCGTTTACACTGACACCTGGAGTAACCATTGGAGTAATTGGGGAAACAGGGGCGGGAAAAACGTCCATAGCCCATTTGATGAGCGGGTTTTACAGTCCTGAAAGAGGGCGAATTAAGTTTGATGGGGAAGAGCTTAATCAAGAGCCTCCTGCTGCGTCCATTGCTGCCGTTTTTGAACATTCCTCTTTAACTTCAGAAACTGTAAAAGAAAATATAGCCTTTTCGAAACCGGATGCACCTATGAGTGAGATTATTGACGCTGCAAAGCTCGCCCAAGCACATGACTTCATTATGGAACTGCCTGAACAGTATAATACGGTTCTTTCAAGAACGGGTTTATCGAAGAGTCAGGTGCAGCGTCTTGCTATTGCCAGGGCATTATGTGTAAATCCGGGTATCCTTGTATTGGATGATGCTGCAAGTGAAGTGGAATACCAGACGAAGCAAAAGATCCGAAGAGGAATCAGATCAATGAAGGGGAGCAGAGCGATCATGATTTTGACTCGTTCTGTTGACTCGGTATTCCAGGCAGACGAAATTCTGGTTTTATGTAAAGGTAGAATTGCTGAAAGGGGAACACATAATGAATTGCTCGAAAAAGATGGAGTATACGCAAGGCTTTTTAAAAAGCAAAAGGAGCAAGAAGGTACCTGGACTGCAATAAACAGAAGCTGA
- a CDS encoding TlpA family protein disulfide reductase, whose translation MKLREPMPELNGAVEWLNGQVTKEELTGEKPTLIHFWSVSCHLCKEAMPQVNQFRDEYKDKLNVVAVHMPRSEDDLNLDAIKKTAEEHGIHQPIFVDSEHKLTDAFENQYVPAYYVFDKDGSLRHFQAGGSGMKMLEKRVNRVLAETENAE comes from the coding sequence ATGAAACTGCGTGAGCCAATGCCTGAATTGAACGGCGCCGTTGAATGGCTGAATGGCCAGGTAACGAAAGAGGAGCTAACAGGGGAAAAACCTACATTAATTCATTTTTGGTCCGTGAGCTGCCATCTTTGCAAGGAAGCTATGCCGCAGGTGAATCAGTTCAGAGATGAGTACAAGGATAAACTAAACGTTGTGGCTGTCCACATGCCTCGTTCTGAAGATGATTTGAACCTGGATGCAATTAAAAAGACAGCTGAAGAACATGGCATTCATCAGCCAATCTTTGTAGACAGTGAACATAAGCTTACAGATGCATTTGAAAATCAATATGTGCCTGCATATTACGTTTTTGATAAAGACGGCAGTCTTCGCCATTTCCAGGCCGGAGGAAGCGGAATGAAGATGCTTGAGAAACGTGTAAACCGTGTACTTGCTGAAACGGAAAACGCTGAATAA